TTCTATTTCACGAACAAAACTCCAAAGATGCACATCACGTGGGTACATAGCACCCACAACCGATGTTGGCATCCTTGTACACATATACATGACAAAAAGGAGTCACATACGCTTCGTACTTGATACATCTACATGAACCTACTAATTTCCTAAGGCGAAAAAAGGTCAGATGCGGATATAATAGCAGCATCGTCCTTACAAAATGAAATCCTTCGTTTCCTTTTCTAATTTGTGGTTGATGCATGCTTGCTGTCATATGGTCAGGCTTCATTAAACGACTGAGCAGTAGAAGCAACCTTGATAAAAACATCCTCTAAAGTTGTATCAGCCATACCCCAAGCATAAATTGGAAAGTTATTTTTTGCATTCTCAACTAGTTGAAATACATCTGCAATTTTCACTTCATGCTTTGGCAACTCGAACTTCTGTGTCTCCGATAAATGGTACACTCTCTTGGCGTTTGGGCATAGGCGTGTAACCATGTTCTCCACTTCCACCTCATTATCAGATGATGTCGTTACCGCCAACACATAAGACCCTCCATATCTTGCCTTCAACTGTTGATAATACAGTTTGAGAAttatgagaagaaaaaaattcattcaGCACTTTTTGTCAAACTAGGTAAGTCCAACATTATTACAAAGTTCCAATTGTTGGAAGTCATAACAATCCCTAAGTTCATAATTGGCACCAGCACACTTCTAACTGAACTACCAGAGCATTTCTATATCTGTAAAGGGATTTTTCATTTTTGGACCATCAGCCAAAATTAATTACGGGCGCTAGCAAAAATATGCAAAACCCATACATACACTGATTTTATTCACCGGCTATTATGTTTTAGAGAGGTccaaaatgtaattattattgttTGCTTAAAAGCTTGAAATTACCTCTGTAGAATTTCCTATGCATTGTAAGCTTCCATCGACGAAAATTCCTAAGCGATCACATAAATAATCCGCTTCTTCCATTGAATGGGCTGAAATTAGGATCTTTATTAGTAATCAGAAAAAATTCAGTACATATGGAATTTTACTGAATCATTACTTTCAAGATGATGCATTTCAATGAGTAAGCCAATCCAGTACTGTCCTACTAGCACTAACAAGTTTATTCATGTCAAAAGGGGAAAACAAGGAAACTAGAGATCGAAAGTAGATTTACTGGTGAGAATTATCGCTCTGCCTTTCCGTGCATTCTTCACAACAGTCCACAAGGTATCTCTTGAAGCTGGATCAAGTCCAGTACTCGGCTCATCCAGGTAAACGACCTGGTAAATTTGCATATGTACAATTACTCAATTAAGGAGGAGAAAATGAAGATATCCTCAAATGTATTTTTCGCTCCAGGAAATACTTAAGGACAAACGTACCCTGGGATTTCCAATGAGTGAAATAGCAACGCTTAGCCTtctcttcattccaccactatATCTCCCAGCTTGCTTGTCAGCAACACCTCCGTTATACAAGTTGAGACTCTTAAGAGAGTCTTCAACGGCCTGTAGGTAGTAACAATTTTCGGATGTTAAGATCTATTGGAGAGCCCTCCCTCCTAAGATAAGGGGACCATAACTTACTTGATGTAAAACCTTTCCTTTTAAGATTTTTAAGCCTTCCATAGAAAAGTAGGTGCTCCCTTCCTGTTAATGTATCCCAAAGCAAGCTGTATATGATTTCCAAAAGGTAGAAGTTTAATTAGTATTTGGAGATCATTGAGTAGGAATCGTGAGATGTCAACTTGACTATGATTTTTCATACTCATGCTGAGGACATACACCCATGACGGTGTACACTTTGTCCATCTCTGCATTTATATTCAGACCGTCAACAAATGCAACACCGGAGCTTGGCTTTGTGAGCCCTATCATCTGTTAGCAAAACTTTGTTACTAAGGAAACggaaaacaaataaaaactaatgTTGAATGGCGTATCTGGCTGCAGAATCAAGGATTAAAAAAGACGATAGGATAATGCTTAACTGACCATACTAATAAAAGATGTTTTGCCAGCACCATTGGGGCCAAGCATACCGAGGCATTCCCCTTCAGGCACAGCAAGTGAGAGTCCTCTTACTGCATATTTATTGGGGTTTCCACCTATCCCTGGATAAACCTTTTTCAGGTTGTCAACGACGATGGGATAACCTGCTGTCGATTGGGCTACCAGCTGTTCAGCCTTTTCCCTCTGTTCAAACATAGAAATTAATGGGAGCAAATGTTGAATTGAAACAATAAAAAGATGAAGCACAATAGAGCGAAGAGATTGCTGATACTTTTTTCATAATGAGATTCAATACTCGTGTGCAGTAGTAATAAGTTAGTGAATAGGTAACTACTTATATTTGAAGGAGCTATAACTCTATCAGCTTTGCTCACATTTGGTCCAGATGCAAACATTATTCTTACTACATATATCTCGATGTTAAAGAGAACAGCATAAACATATTTTATGAATGGGAAAAGTATCAAGTACCTCTTCGGCAACATCTTCTTTCTCCATTTCAAGACAGACTCCAGAATCCTTCTTTTCTAATAAGTTCGTGGTGGATAACGTCTGCTTCTTCCGGGATTTCTCCAAGAAAAATAGGGGACTTTTCCCTGATGAATTGAGCTGATCCAAGTAAAAAGCAACAAGGAGAACCACTATCCACTCCACAAACATTATAATTAGAGCCTCTTTTATCCCATTTTCAGGATCATTCAAATTTTCCCATTTCATGCCACCTTTTTCACCCGTATAAAGACCAATTTTACTATATTCCCCAAACTCAAATAATCCACGAAAAAGAGAAAATCCAGGATATAGCTCCATCAATATAATCCAGACTTCTGCAATATCATTCACCACCATGTCAGCATTATACAAAAACATGAAGCAAAATGCAAAAGGAATTACAGACTGCTAGATCATgccattgttatgctttgtatcCTTAAATTTCCTCAACTTACCTGATATTACCGAACCCGTAAGAAAGCCTGAGAAAAAGAATGATCCTAAGAGACCACTTGAGAACACCAACATGTAGCCCACGACTGATACAATAATTGGATGAACGAATTAGTTTAATATCACATGTTATTGGctgaaattaaaaaattcatcCTCGATATATATGCTTTTAACATAAGAATCCTAATTCTTTACAGTTCTACGGATATCATACCTGTGGCTGTCTTAACATCTGAGAAAAATCCAGCCAGCAGAAATGCACATGCGATTTGCAAGTTTATGTAGACGAAATAGAACACGAACTGGATGCTGAAAGCATTACGAAGAAAGAACTTTAAACCTGCAAATGgcggataaaaaaaaaaaagaaaattatctagCCACTGAATACGAGTTTAGTGAAGGAATCAATTTAATATGCTGCGTCAGTACCTAGGAGTGAGCCAAACGCCACAAAGCCAAACATGTAGAGCGAtgatatgaaaagaaaataagcATAAGTAATAGTCCAATAGGGGCCGTCCTTAAGTCCATGCATTTTCATCATGATTCGTAGATTCTGTTGCTTTTCATAAACCAGAGCCACAAAAGCAACCTGTAAATAGTTAACCAGAGAATGAACAAGAGGAACCTAACAAAGGCAGGATAacaatatatcaaatcatatataTGAAACTGATACATCGTGTAATTATTACTACTTTAGTTGTTTAGAGGACCGATATCAGTTTTAATCAGAACAAATGGAATTAATAGAAATAAGTCAATGGCGTGCTCAAGATAGTTCAGGAGAACTAGTTCTACCGTGATAAAACAATCCCAATTTATAATTTACTTACTGGAAAAAGCTGTAATATCACCcatgaaaataaaattggtcCCGCCTCACCAGAGATTTCTGTGATCTTCATACTTCCGTgcttaggcatttctttgataaagTCAAAAATGCTACTCGACCCAGACAACTGATTAATGTAGCTATGTGATACCTGTAGAAACACTTAGTTCCATTAAACCTTGAAGGAATTAGATAAAATTTATAAGATTCTCCACGATTCCATCCTAATATCTCTATATCTAGTCAGTCAcggagaattaaaaaaaaagagttcctTTCCTCTGGGAAAGCACATTAATGATTAATCTGATCATGTTGATAAGGAGAGGAACAACAGTTTTTATATATAGGAGAAGGTGGTAAAGAGTAAATGATTTACCATGTTCACCAATGGAGGCACCCGTATCAATCGTTCACCTTTATTTGGGTCCTTAATGG
The Capsicum annuum cultivar UCD-10X-F1 chromosome 6, UCD10Xv1.1, whole genome shotgun sequence DNA segment above includes these coding regions:
- the LOC107873937 gene encoding LOW QUALITY PROTEIN: ABC transporter A family member 7-like (The sequence of the model RefSeq protein was modified relative to this genomic sequence to represent the inferred CDS: deleted 1 base in 1 codon) → MADSVTAPASYGTQADALLRKNLTFQATTSPAESTSFLDPAFFSSNTTLYRVLPKCPEKYENQSTIEVALSLISYCSTAEVKCREELNLWRNSPSEINEELYKGYTKGNPEKKGNEILTAYDFLNTDGKRFNVSIWYNSTIKDPNKGERLIRVPPLVNMVSHSYINQLSGSSSIFDFIKEMPKHGSMKITEISGEAGPILFSWVILQLFPVAFVALVYEKQQNLRIMMKMHGLKDGPYWTITYAYFLFISSLYMFGFVAFGSLLGLKFFLRNAFSIQFVFYFVYINLQIACAFLLAGFFSDVKTATVVGYMLVFSSGLLGSFFFSGFLTGSVISEVWIILMELYPGFSLFRGLFEFGEYSKIGLYTGEKGGMKWENLNDPENGIKEALIIMFVEWIVVLLVAFYLDQLNSSGKSPLFFLEKSRKKQTLSTTNLLEKKDSGVCLEMEKEDVAEEREKAEQLVAQSTAGYPIVVDNLKKVYPGIGGNPNKYAVRGLSLAVPEGECLGMLGPNGAGKTSFISMMIGLTKPSSGVAFVDGLNINAEMDKVYTVMGVCPQHDLLWDTLTGREHLLFYGRLKNLKGKVLHQAVEDSLKSLNLYNGGVADKQAGRYSGGMKRRLSVAISLIGNPRVVYLDEPSTGLDPASRDTLWTVVKNARKGRAIILTTHSMEEADYLCDRLGIFVDGSLQCIGNSTELKARYGGSYVLAVTTSSDNEVEVENMVTRLCPNAKRVYHLSETQKFELPKHEVKIADVFQLVENAKNNFPIYAWGMADTTLEDVFIKVASTAQSFNEA